gtagctaagtccctctggactcatcgtcgcttcctcgcccctttcgaccccctgcttcaacacctctgtgttctccaagcagtccgtttggtcgatggaaagacagactgcaactcccatgcatggcctctgccatcacgttgtagagtttgcaccgattctgttctccttagcttccttggtagcaacgttcgcttactcgaccttgtcctctgacttgtcgggctcccttaagcgaatatgagctctggagaagtccaactctccagctgcttcgatcatacctctacatgatcaagtccctcccatggaactcactggtacttgcattcgaacttttcccttggtggaacacagcccccatatgctgatgaccaaggctttcatccgatgcaaaattcgatgcatgcccggaagacccgcctctgcagtaccatggccttcactccttgaatccatagcccttcttgccgtcgtgttgtttatcgaagtggagcttccagtaactcccgatcatacctccatatgatctcatccctcacgagacactgtcgtgtgtgtcgcattgccacgaactgttccaccacgatccgctgcaccatgtcgcctcctggtgacatctccattgcattctgatctttgtggactaaactcgaattgtgaaccctccatgtgtggcctctgccaatacatcgcagggtctcctccaccttcgattttgttcactcctttggcaatcgaccttcatccacccactcttgggtcacacctagatgaagcaccactctagggcagtccgtcgcctagtagctcccgaagtccaccgacttcactgtagtttgtgcaccattgtctggatcctgggcctctgcccctaccagcacaatctccgctgcgcactgcttccttcatggcaacttgaatggcaacactgtggcatattcttcaagagtacccgcctctgcgtcctcttgccccgttctaagaccttctgaacccaacttcgcctccgcaaattgagtcgccttagttcctccatcaaatgctcctccgagataaggtgcatgtgcccagaagctcccttcatctttggcaccatgcaagatgagtccgctccgtcagaatgaaggacccatggaacaacatgatcctacccttgcctttgcaagagttcatgtctttgacctctgtctaaggaaagcactgtgcttctgctccatgttccaacttctctgctggctcccttcatgcggcttgggtacttcgccaagttacacccaagttgctccgctcctcgtttttgcattgagtcgatggtggccctcgcgccctccattccacgggtcagccctcccttgagtccgatctccatatcgactctaagtgtgccttcatttaagttgcttcaggtcgctcccccacttgatctcgcaatgcatccaccaatgcattctctcgagcgagatcatgcgacaactcctcgccgcttgctcagtccatcgagcttcgtgaagttgttgtttgtgaggtactcctcctcaacatgtgaagtccgtctcacatgattctccctctggagtgccgagacttatccctcctagataactgtcccgttggagcaacatctctcttcgtttcggagacccccatccccttggactactccgatctgctgaacaaactgtgcattgttctgcctcttgcaaacgcacttgctagattgcgcctccacgtcaatacagccaccgccgcacccctcaaggcctagcaacatgctaaactcgttgcacacttcagcctcctccggacgtatccttcacatgacgaagagaaagtttcaatgctccatggcgccgagtctcggtcgccttgggatggccacgaacattccatcgtccgcatacaagcccatgcatgagtaccaaattcttcgagttagcaattcccctcacctctgtgagctttgcataactcttttggtcgttgaacaactcattccaccttggatggtctcattcttgccaagcgcctcgcttgcctagagcaccatcaagtatagttgtcaacgttgagccatggctcaaactcagccatcccagcctttgtgcgctccgcattcttccaagcttgcctgttctcgtggtgcctcttgcgcgaagggttggccattcctcaaaatgccaatgttagatgcccgctcctctgagcgactcttttccctacatctccatgcccgttttccctcaaacggttgcgcgtgtgctgactgccctcaacgcagccccgctaggtcccccacgtttgcatgtcaagtgtttctatgagtgcttgtcccgctctgataccataatgtcacgaccttagctggttttgcctaaggcttgcggcaccctcgcgcgtccgtccgcaaaggtcagcctccccgaagcctcccattgtcccttaggaccaacaaaagagagaacgggttaaagagaacgccttaatcaggatccacaagcaaacatgtccgaaaaacacttcatagacaatgcaaattacaaacagactttacaagctctgaatagttgcacaacaaagggtaaaatggtccattacagaccgaaaagctctcgctcgtgtccacttgacacaacctttatttacaagcctaaaaaggccaccaacccaactaacatgggactatttagccttcggccgcccctctatctactgtacaaggcatgaacatgccaaaagacaacggaaagTTTTATATGTTAGTTCTCATTTGTGTTGGAAAAATTACCCCAAGTCTTTAACTGTAATGTCTACATTTCTCACATACAATTAAATTGACAGACGGGAGTTGTGTATGCTGTTGAATTTTCACATAGAAGTGGTAGAGATCTCGTGAATATGGCCAAGAAGCGAACTAATGTGATTCCCATAATAGAAGACGCTAGACATCCTGCTAGATACAGGATGTTGGTTGGCATGGTTGATGTCATCTTTTCAGATGTTGCTCAGCCTGACCAGGTAATTGTTGCAGTTTCTGAGCTATTAGGCTTCAACGCTATGCATATGTTTCTGTTTGATATTCTTCATCAATATCTAATGTATAACCTTCTAAGATAATGAATTCAGGAATTTATTACTTGTCTTTAGTGGTTAATACTTGTGTTGGGAATTGATTTTTGTTTTGTTACCCTGTTTTTCCATTTTTGACGTGGATCTTGAGATGATATATGGTGGCagcatttaatttttttctttgataatTGATGaatattcattttcaaatttgtaGAAATGCTATTTtgcattaattttatggttatttTGCAATTGGAAACTGGCCTTCTTTTTGAAGTATATTAtatgtgtttctttttttttttgtgagagaAGATGAATTTTTGTAAATCTTAATAATGTTGTATAACTTCTGGTTGATTTTGAAAATCACATGAACCTTTTTTGCTCTTCTGCTTATAAGGTTTGTTCCCTTATTTTGTTTTGCCAATTAGTCCCAAGCATATGATGAATTACTCGGATTCCCCTTCAGGAAATCTTGGATGATGCAAATTCGAGTTTCTGATGTGTGTGGACCAGCTCTTCAAGTGCTTTTTTATTTTGTTCCATATATTTTTGGACTATATGGTATTAAAATTTTAGTGAAGCCCTATTGTTTTTCTCTTTTAAATCTATTcagatgaaaatcataatatcttcTTCACAATGCTGTTTCTTTGTTCTTTCAAGGGCTGGAATCTAAATTAAAACACTACTTTCAAGTTCATTacaagttcttttttcttttttttttgctttacattctttctctctctctctctctctctctctctctctttttataaTGTTCCCAGCATAGTTGATTTGTTTATTCCTTTCAAAGTTGTGATTTGTACCACCTATCTGTGTTCATATCTCTCTTGGTACCACCTATCACAATTATGCAACCTTATGTTTGTGGAGCTTTAGCGACTGCTAAAATTTAGCTAGACATGAAGAGGCTAAGAAGAAACCCAGGATACCCTTTTACAACATTGAGCCattgactcaagaatattgttttgTCTTAGTGCAATTAGCCATTAACCAAATCTCTTAACCATTATTGAAATTGTACTATGGTATGCACTAAGGGGTATTTTCTAGGtacatttttttaaatatttttaaatgtgcTTAATCTCTAAGATTTTTTTATTTGCCGTGCTCCATGTCAATAGTAGGTGTACATAAGTAATTGTGCTATCATGTTATTTCTAACCATAATAAGATGAAAAGTAACAAGCTTGTAGCTGAAAAAAATATGAGTGTCGAGGATTATACATGCAACCTCTCTGGAGCTTACGAGCTAGTACTGGGTCTTTCTAGTTCATCATTTGTTAAAAAAGTTCATCACTTATTCTATTGTTTCTGCAGGCAAGAATCTTGGCATTGAATGCTTCATATTTCTTGAAAAATTGTGGCCATTTTGCGATCTCAATTAAGGTACCCTCAGTTTGTTTATAATGGTTCGAGATTGTCTAAAGGTCCCTGGAAGGTTTTTGGACAATTGTTATAATTGTTTGGCTGCATCATTCTATTACAGGCGAACTGCATCGACTCTACAGTGCCTGCTGAGGCTGTCTTTGCTCAAGAAGTGAAGAAGCTTCAGGCCGAGCAGTTCAAACCTTCAGAGCAAGTTACACTAGAACCGTTCGAGCGAGACCATGCCTGTGTTGTTGGTGGCTATCGGATGCGGAAGAAGCAGAAAGTAGTGACAGAAAGCTGAGGATGGAACTCAAAACTCCATGTCAACCAAAAAACCCTAGAATATTGATGTGTCCGGATTATTTTATATTTCTAGAGTAAAAGTTTCTTTTGTTCTCTTGCATGGCAGCTCTGGGGAAAACATAATGTGATCTTTCTTTCTATTGCGTTGATTATGTTTCAGTAGCATCACTTGGGTGGTAATTTAGTGACCTGCATTCTACTGCCCAATCATTCAGATTGATGCATTTGAATTCTAGCCCCATTTATCTTCCATCTATCAGAGTGCTTGATGCGTCATTCCAAACTTATAGGTCTTTAGAATAGGATGTTTTGGGCAAAAGAATTTTGTTGGGTATattcaaaattataaaaagatgGTGTTAAGAATTTTGTTGGGTgttttcaaaattataaaaaacaCTACAAGTTGAGTCAGTACCAATGCATCATTATCAATCGTCCAAAACATCTTAtcctattcaaaaaaaaaaagaaaaaagaagaacacatatttttggtaccatCCTTAAAACATTGAGGTAAATTaactcaaaatataataaaaataatttatatataaaaaaattaaataattatctttATTGGTTTAAGAACAAAAATAATTTCTATATTACTTATAGTGTTTTTGATACCTCCACCAAcccatttaaaaatattataacaaatatATGAACATAAAGACCCAATAAAAATTAACTTACTTAAGAAAATAAGGTTTTAAATACGAATTGGTTTATGAATAATAACAAGTAAAtagggaaaatttgatgcaaatctTAATGCTTTTGAataaacttgtaatatttttaataggtttacaataaatACTGTAATTAATTTATATACTACTAAAATGtaaattataagaaaaaaatcagAACGTACAGTGGAATTTTCTTTGCCCACACAAGAATGTAAACATACAATGGTTCCACGTTGGCATCTTTTGTGGGGCCACTTGCGATTCAATCAGAGCAAAGGTAGTGATTCGGGTAAACTAAATATATTGTTGGAACTACTATAACATCTGAGAAAACCCTCTCTTCGTGTCACTCCATCACATCCACCGTCGCCAATTGGCACTCACGGGTACTTCTTTTCGTTCGATGTCTTCGTCGTATATTGCTGCTCTCTTT
Above is a genomic segment from Musa acuminata AAA Group cultivar baxijiao chromosome BXJ3-4, Cavendish_Baxijiao_AAA, whole genome shotgun sequence containing:
- the LOC135635941 gene encoding rRNA 2'-O-methyltransferase fibrillarin 2-like isoform X1, which encodes MRPPRGGGRGGFKGRSDGGGGRGRGRGGGGEGRGGGRGRGGGGRGGRGGRGRGGGRGGGMKGGSKVVVQPHRHDGVFVAKGKEDALCTKNMVSGESVYGEKRVSVQNEDGTKVEYRVWNPFRSKLAAAVLGGVYNIWITGVVYAVEFSHRSGRDLVNMAKKRTNVIPIIEDARHPARYRMLVGMVDVIFSDVAQPDQARILALNASYFLKNCGHFAISIKANCIDSTVPAEAVFAQEVKKLQAEQFKPSEQVTLEPFERDHACVVGGYRMRKKQKVVTES